TGTATCTTCAGCTCGGGTACGCGTGTCGGGTTAAGCAACTCCTGTGGTGAAGTCCTTTGTGCGGCCCCACCAAGGAGTGCACCTCCTTCACCGGGTCCAAGCGACAATCCTCCAAGAGCAAGAAGCGGATCCACACCGGGTGCTAATGATCTAAGTCGCGCCTGCTGAAAGCAATGCAAAAAGGGTGTTTACATATCAATTTTGCAAATCTTACTCACCATTAGCAAGTTGGGATTTCCTAGACCGTTATTCTGTAAGAGAAGTGCTTGGAGCTGAAAAGAAGAACGTGTTTTCCCTGCCGGAGAAGCATTTTTCTCTTACCTGTGCCGCTTGTGCTTGAGCTTGAGCCAATTTAAGCTGATTTGCTCCAACAACCGACGAGGGATGGGACATAGGAGGGAAGAGACGAAGATCTGCTGCCGCCTGAGCTGGATTCGAGGACGGCGGCCATTGGTAGTTATTGTAGATCATTGAAGCTGTGCCTGACGCTCCGGTAAGCAAAggctgaaacgaaaaaaagtatgtTACCTAGCATGTGTAGACTACTACAGCTTCAAAAGAGTGCAAAATAACTGCAGTGGTTTCTCAAAAAGATATGATTTTACTGGAAAACCAtacaaaagaaggaaatcttGAACTAAAGCCCTACAACGCTTCCCATCTTTCCGCCTCTTAGCTTCTATGCAAAACGTAGGTGAAATGAGTACTCAGAACAGAATTCCGTCGTTGAAGTACGGTGTCTGAGAACATGACTTTCAAGTTCCTACTGAATACTCTGAGAAGATGCAATTTCGTGGTTTGCTGGCGAGCAACTTTTGTAATTCATATGAACTGTAGCAGAACTTACATTCCCTCCTGCTGATGTTACTGTCGCATTTGTGCTTGCTGGTTGCCCAATTACGCCTGGTCCACCCACGGTGAAACTTGGGGGTGCAACATCTTTAAGTGGGATAGGAGGCGAAGGAGACGGCAAATCTGGTGGATGACTGCTTGGCGGCCAGCCGAACGCATCTCCTCCAGGGCCAGGAATACGTGATGGAGGCAATGCGCCCCATGTCGAAGAGGTGCTAGGATCATTAGGCGGTCAAAAATAACCCTCAATGATACCTATAAATTTCGGCAGTTAcctggtttttttcctctccactCCAATCGCTCCTAGATCACTGCTCGATCCATGACCATTGGTAAGAGGGCGTCCCCAATCCGCTGCTACGCCTGGTAACACAGTTGAATTCGATCTATTCTGAGCAAAATCGCCTGCGGGCTGTTGAGATTGCTGTGCGGTTGGTTGCTGCACAGTTATGGTTTCTTTTACATTTGCTGACACCATTCGACCTGGAATCAACTAAACATAGTATCAAACAGTTCCTAACTTCACATCCCAACTAACCTATAACGTTTCCACAAATCGCATTCATATGAGTGTCCAGTTGCTTCTTCGATAATGGCTGATATTCAAGCTCAACCTACATTTCAAGAACATCGAATTACTTCTTCAAATGTTATTCCTAGATACCGTACCTGAATTCCCAAAGCTGGCATTGTATGTGCAAGATTATTGAGCTGCTGTACAACTTTGCGGCGACTGGCTAGAAGCTCCATTCCGTTTGATTTTGAAAGTAGATTGCGTGCAAATCTTGAAGCAAACAGTTATTTACACTAGTTTCCCTAGAGGACGAGTTAACTTTTTCTCCATATTTCTAATTACTCCGTCATTTTCTCGTTACATGCTTGAGAATACTCACCTTAGAGCATCGCTTACTCTAGCCTCATTCAAGTTCATCTTTCTGTATAGATCTTCAATAGCAACTTCTTGTTTTTGGCGAGTTTCTTCTAGTTGTGCAAGCTACAACGAAAGAGTTGACTACAAAGAACATCTCACTTTCTTTGGTGACAATTGCTTAGACAACGGTAAAAGACCTTGTTTGTCTTCGCCTCCTCCAGTGCTTTCAACAAATCATCGAATGCCATTTCAACATGAACCTTAGCTGCTTCGTACTGTTCGTGAAGGCTTGCTGAGCGATCTGGTATTGCACTCCACTCCGCCATCGAATCACGCCACTAAAACAACCGATTCTACGACACGGAAGGTTCAAAGAAGCTCAAAGCGAGCTGCGGTTTTGTATCAGTTCACATAAGCAAAACACTGTTGGTACCTCCGCAATAAATTTTAAGCCGGGTGATCCACAATTTATTAAAACAGGCAACATTTGTTGTTATAACAAGAGTGTGCATACAATGACTGCTGCGTTTCAATACTCGTTAGTAAGCCATGGTAGATACACGTAAGTATTAGTACTCATAAAAACACCGCTTACCTTTTTCTCCACTTTATCAGCCAGCTTTTCAATTTCAGACTGAATGGTGTACACAACTCTCGCATTCACTTCCACCACCTATAAACATCCTTTCTTGAGAGAATAATTATGAATTAATCAGAAGCACCATTCTTAAAAATACCAGGTTAAGCATTAAAACTCGATGgatgaagtttacgaacgactcttcaaacaacaaagaatagtaagaaagaaaattattttggatgttgggaaaaaatgtaggggattaaaatattattaggTTGAGATCAGCTATCGGTAAACCTCAGCACCTCCCATCCAAATAAATGACAACATCGAAGATGTAAAAGTGGcaagagaaaataataataaacgaaCATTCGCTCGCATAGTTCTTTCACTGGGATATATACATTTTCAGCTCTTATTATCATCAAATCAAACATCACAACTCATCCCACCTTATGATTAAGGTGTTCCATTTCAAGGCACACCTTACAGCACAACGTTTCACAAGTAGCACATAGCATCTTGTACGGTAAGGAGTGTGTTGGACATTGCACAGGACGTACTTCTCCACGCTGACCACGTTGTTCCATTTCAGCATACGTCATCACCTGACCAAGATGGATAGAATCCGCAAATCTTGACAAAAGCCTCTCATAATCAAATCAAACCTCATGTCCCTCGAACATGCGCATCACACCGTGAGCCGTGAGACAGTTCGAACACAAATCTGACTGGCACTGTTTGCACACCGCAATCGCCGGCTGTTCCGATTTACACGCACGACATCGTCGCTCGCCCACAGCTTCTTCATTCTCAGCTAATCGCACCTGGAAAAGAAGTTGTTTGCGCTGAAGCAATCGAACAAAATATCGGATATGAGCTCGAAGAAGCAAAATCGCAGAGCAAACAGGAAACGTACATAGTCTAGAAGCATTGTGTGCACGTATCTCACATCATTACCAACATGCGATTCTTGTGCACATATCGGGCAGCGAATCACTCCCGGAGGTGTGGGACGTTCTTTTACTAAAAACGTACATTACTGATTTAGTGGGTAAAAGTTCATAACAACTTGAAAACTTTACAGTATTCAATGTGAACagcaaattaaaacaaaaaaaaaacccagataGAGTAAATAATCGTTTTTGATGCTATTCTGAGAGAATTCATCCAAAAATTCCGCTCTACTTCTAGCAAATTTCAAACTGTATAAAGTGGAAAACTAAATCAATATATTAAATAGGATCTCTAGAAACGGCGGCGATACAAAGAATAATCAATAAAGTAGACCGAGCCAAATCATCACGGAATTGGCAGTTTCAAGATACTGACACCACCCTCACTCCAACATCCAAAGGGCAATGACGAACTTTCGCATTTTTTCGCAATGTCGTTAGCCTAAGCGAAAATGCACTAAGATGAACAACGTGTTACACTATGATGACACACAGACAAGGACTTTTCGttggaagggggggggggggggcaactcagtggcgcccttatttcccgaagctccaacttacttttttctcttagtaacttaaaaacatcaccccacgaatctgaggtgttcggatttcaggtggagtattcttatacaggatggtagattatcgagagggagtgattccgtccattccttcctaattgtcgtaaaaaacggtccggaaaatgcggcgcgtacacaaggctggcgcgctcaaatcgaactcgttgtagaaaatagcgctccggaacgctcgaaaccttATCTTCGGGGtggttttttacgccaattagaaagaaatggacggaatcacccttctctccataatctacgatcccgtatacgaatactccacctgaaatcagtaccacctcagattcgacgggtgatgtctttaagtttACTTGTAATAGATCCTctgagactaatgcttagaccttagggccccgactgatttgattatttatttcgagaaataaggacgccactgagtgccccccaacgacactttaccgAGGGCTGATCTGAAGAGTTCAGCTTAATACTTACTTGGATACGACGAAATAAGCCGTCATTCAAAATGTTGTTGCTCAGTAAGTTTTTGGAATATTCATAGTACTTTAGGCGACCTCCATAAAAGTTTATAACTATGATCGTTTTGTAGTGAAAAAGAACTTGTACAAGACTGGATATATTTCAAACAGACAGTTTGTATAGCTATTTCAATACTATCTTTGAAAAGGGATTCAGTTTTATCTTTTAATGAAAAGCGAAGGAAATGGAGGAGTAGATCTGAAGCAAGAGGGATCTTACATTTCGGTGTTTCCAGTTCACAGTCGGTAGGATTTCTGTTGGCTTGATCGGATGCTTTCTGTGCATCTCGTCGGCCATCCAACTGCGCTATTATACAATCCTCACACATCGAGTGAAGACAATCCAGTACTCTGGgctgaaaaacaacaataaactgAAACCAAACAGTGCTAACTTTTCTCTCACCTTTCTGAAGTCTTTGTGACAATATGGGCAATGTGATTGGTCATCTAGTGGCAACGGCTCGGTATTTAATAATGGACTGGATGAGTTTGATCTAAAGGAAAGACAAGATAACTGTAGGGCCTCAGAGTCCACATCAGTTAGCTTCGAACTGTAGccaaagaactttttttcacgaaaacaaGTCAATAGTAAGAATTTCAACACCAACACCTTACCTGAATGCTTCACTTTCGCGGCTTCGGTCAAGACTCGGCGGACTGGCTGACTTCTCAGCTTCTTGACTGCTCAGTGGCGAGTCGAGACGACCATTTTGGTCACCCATTATGGGTTGCTTTTTTGTCGCctagaaatctttttttttaattctgtaGGTCCTAGACGTTTCATACAACGAAGAAGCAGCATGAAATCAGAGGGACAAATCTGAGCCTTTAGGAACCTGGAGTTTTCATGAGTGACTAAACATAATTGCGGAGAACTGCTCATTTCAGATGAAAAGTAACCCAAATCTCATTTGTTCACAAGATAGCGTAACAAATATGCTGGTGTAAGGTGCGCTAATCTGAAGAATGACATCCTTAGCCGTCTTATGATAAGGCAGGTAAGAAATGAAACCACAACGATGAAATTCGATAACTTGCACTTTGTAGTCAGAGAAGAGATAGGGCTGATTCAAATACCAACCTCCAAAAACGAATCTATTTACAGGAAAACACTAGAGAAGAATGATTGCACGTGATTCTCGCATGAATGTTCACATAAAATTCTGCAGGGAGATGTTGGAACGTCAGCACCTTtttaaatgaggaaaatagatgtctagtttaaaaaatgttaccacaactgaaatcgtctatTTCATAAATTCTTTACAACAATAGTCTAGATAAttgataatgaaataaatttccatGCTATGCTGCCAACAACTTAGAACATTGTTTTTTAACGGAAGGACTGTACTCCAGCGCTCCCTTTCATCCACGAATACGATCATTTTAAAACGCGCTGTTCATTTCTGCATCGCTGGCACATCAAAAAGCGCTTCTCAAATGAACACCGTTAGACCATGCAATAACAAAGGGGAAAGGTTTCAATGTCATTACCTCCACATATTGATTGTGTTTTATGAAAATATGCAACAAACACAACGAACGATCATGGCTGAACTGAAAACGAATCATTGCTCTGCATCAAGTGAAGCAGCTCGTTTCTTTAGATTCTTACATCTTTTATCATAACGACATTCCACCGTCCAGTTTATATCTTGTGAACTATAgtcaacatgaaaaaaaaactatcgacTTCTCATCGATTCCAGTTTTACCGGCTGCACTGAAGTGTGGAAACTCGTCTATTGTTCTATGAAATCGAGATGAATTCAACTGATTCAACCCCTTTTTCGAAAGCGAGGCTTTTCTGGATTCCTAACGCCAATGAAAACAGAACTAAAGACTTCGTTTAATctcatatttcattatttaagCAAGGTTTAAAGAAGACAATCGCATAACAAATAATAGATGAAACTGCACCAATTCTATATAGTACAgctttttctacgttttccaTCGCACATCCATATTTCAGCTGCAATTATTGCAGTCTATATTACTGTTGGAAAGAGTCCACATTTTTCGGGACATTGACATTGATGAATGCTAtaaaaagtttctttcttGACGATAATAACGCATGCGTCGGAAGTTCACTGCTAGAATAACACCGATAACGCAATCAAAGAATCAAAGCGGTGGTATGAACGAACAGCAGCACCAAAGAGTGACGCATTGAAGAAGTATAACCAGCCCTTAGCGATGACGCATGCGTCGTCACACGAATCGTCAATATGGTATCGAAAAACTGAGCACCTGTCCTCACACAAATTATCCTAGTGTACTAAGCTAACACATACAAACTCTGCGAACTGCCTTTCAGTTCAAAACGCATCATGTATTGATTATCGATTAGCAAAACCTGTGACGttcaaaaggaataaaagCATTTGTTGAAAACATACATATGGAGGGATGAACTTTTGAAATGATAGACCTCTATCCTTTCGCTACACGTTCCCATAGACTAGATGTGATTGAgttacaaagagaaaaataaaaaataataaaaatgttcaGGTTGTAACTATCTCGTGAAAGAGATAATATTGTAAAGGGAAAATAAATAGACGTGAAGTTTTCGCTTaagaacacaaaaatgaatatgaagcATTTAACTTACCGATACGTGATTTTATAGAATAGATTTCGTGAACATGTTTCGAGAAATTACCCCCTAGAAGCTTTGATTTACCTCTTTCAATCgtctttcttttgttgttgttgttgtctaAAGGAATTTCCTTCATTCTGCATTCAGGCAGCAATAATACAAAATTGCTtgttaaaaatattttgacaACAGAGTTCTCGAATGAAACGAATCCTAACGAGATATTTGTAAATTTCTATATGCTATAGCGTCTCTCTAGCGCAAATGTAAGATATGGAATTGTTCAATTGTTctaaaaatcaaaggaaaagaGCCACTTCGCAAAAAGTAgctaataaagaaaaaaccgagaaagagacaaaacaaaaacaaatttgccAATCTTTAAACATTAGATTTTAACGAAGAACCtaataaacttttttcaattgcGACTTCACTGTCATAAATCTATTCAATAGATCGTCGAAATGAATCTTTTTACAATTATCCTATTCGAATTCCTCGTCAAACTATGAAGGAATTCGAATTAAcacttctacattttttttcaatttaattaagTGATAGTAAAACAATCTCAATGAAATTACTGAAGGTGTCAAGTTAGCTGACACTACCAATTAAtttatcaaataaaatatgacATTATCTCGATCTTTTTCCCTAAACTCATTGAAGACAATGTTAAATGTTATAAGGGAAATATTGGGGGGATAATGAGTCCCAGATTAAGGAACTAGAAGCGGCACACTCTGAGAAGCACTAGAACATTTATGGAgcgatggaaagaaaaaaaaacataccttCTTAATAAGTCTAAGGTTTATTGGAAGTAAAATATggtgaaacaaaacaaaaagttacTCATTAGACACAGTTCTTTTTGAATGATGTCGCTtccggaagaaaaacaaactacGCGGAATGTTCTCGAAGATGTAAGCTAACATTTCGAAATGGTATTAtatgtttgaagaaaatgtcCTATAATTGAGAATATTTTCCGGTCAGAAACTGACAGATTCATTGACAAGAAAAGGAagtaagagaaagaaaaaaggaggaaaaatagCTGTAAACATAGCCTGAGGACCCCAGAAGAAGCCAAAACTATTGCCCCTCACTGcctaaatcaaaaatatacGCGTCCGCTTAAAGCATTCACCTAAAAATGTTCATCCTCAGCCGGAACAATCGATTACTAACTAATCAATAACGATGGACGCAAATCGATTAGGACGTTCCGAAATtaaaacacacatacacacagaaCCCTATAGCAGCACGCGTGTGCAGAGGGCGCGCGAACGCGGAGGACgtcgatgacgtcatcgtCGCGCGCGTCTTCGCCCAAGTCGCGACGCGGTTCCCCAGTTGTCGCTTGCGGCGGAAATTGCATTTGTGGCGCTGATACTCAGTGAACATGGTTGGTCCGGCAACGAAATGTTGGCTGGCGGAGTTGGCAAGCAGCCAGCTGCTCGCGATTCTACgtcgaaattctttttttgactcATGGGTACTTTCTGGATGATTTGAGCTCTTGGGATCGATTCGATGCATATGTTTGTGGTGATTGGTTAGTGGTTTAGCTCGTCATAGATTATCGATTGGATGATTGTTTGTCGGGGTTCGGCTGTTGGATCCGAGATTGCCGTATTATTTTCTCCAGTTGATTCCCTTCACTGAAGGACTGCTACAGTTAACTATCCTGacatagacaa
This window of the Necator americanus strain Aroian chromosome III, whole genome shotgun sequence genome carries:
- a CDS encoding hypothetical protein (NECATOR_CHRIII.G9562.T4), with product MGDQNGRLDSPLSSQEAEKSASPPSLDRSRESEAFRSNSSSPLLNTEPLPLDDQSHCPYCHKDFRKPRVLDCLHSMCEDCIIAQLDGRRDAQKASDQANRNPTDCELETPKLKERPTPPGVIRCPICAQESHVGNDVRYVHTMLLDYVRLAENEEAVGERRCRACKSEQPAIAVCKQCQSDLCSNCLTAHGVMRMFEGHEVMTYAEMEQRGQRGEVRPVQCPTHSLPYKMLCATCETLCCKVCLEMEHLNHKVVEVNARVVYTIQSEIEKLADKVEKKWRDSMAEWSAIPDRSASLHEQYEAAKVHVEMAFDDLLKALEEAKTNKLAQLEETRQKQEVAIEDLYRKMNLNEARVSDALRFARNLLSKSNGMELLASRRKVVQQLNNLAHTMPALGIQVELEYQPLSKKQLDTHMNAICGNVIGRMVSANVKETITVQQPTAQQSQQPAGDFAQNRSNSTVLPGVAADWGRPLTNGHGSSSDLGAIGVERKKTSTSSTWGALPPSRIPGPGGDAFGWPPSSHPPDLPSPSPPIPLKDVAPPSFTVGGPGVIGQPASTNATVTSAGGNPLLTGASGTASMIYNNYQWPPSSNPAQAAADLRLFPPMSHPSSVVGANQLKLAQAQAQAAQLQALLLQNNGLGNPNLLMARLRSLAPGVDPLLALGGLSLGPGEGGALLGGAAQRTSPQELLNPTRVPELKIHSVFGTSQQGSSMRELHCPSGFCLSESDDILIADTNNHRIVVCGPPHPWKIGRPGTDDGQLCFPRKVIALKGDVTRYAVLDKGVDGKTRAQLFDQRGEFIKRINMVPLVPRGGIEVSAASCTSSGHLLLVDTSGVVYCIDVDVPRVVFWFDAATHLGEASDVAIYEKNVYITDFKHHCVQVFNTDGQFIRKLGEPSQTPYPIGIDVSKNGDVLVADTHGNHLHVVVFTADGTLQQSFTHNEFRLSRCVGLRVAGSGHVVTLCKHNHTLFVFKPLYILVMKTNLHEEAQNVLNDMKWFIVDVEEEKRLLEGVVSRFAASGEGTACVVVGEPGSGRTTTVKNAVQQFQLDAELRIISVAQLGSDKNALELLTAGKDMKRCVLVVEDADELASRQRQSLLYLLLDTTRKNCDHQWMVFLMVQQQNFITSLEKRVRSRLSAARILFHPATTIEDYMTAFWRFLGKEKDERSEEWKKFVIDLSSDPTVISELNYMFSANGSYFLLKQLTSAFLCLYLTNKGDLAAPELFAEAVEMIMPSRHESEYKVKSLSMWSLCVLLCVYRRLRSCPQSATVGYRKILQDFRRVGNTVDSRVRIPSDLSVYKELDRLVELGLLEANTKTTNMVFRRCSLNINIQSLGTILRDIKLPAAIEYWFETQAVE
- a CDS encoding hypothetical protein (NECATOR_CHRIII.G9562.T2), with the protein product MGDQNGRLDSPLSSQEAEKSASPPSLDRSRESEAFRSNSSSPLLNTEPLPLDDQSHCPYCHKDFRKPRVLDCLHSMCEDCIIAQLDGRRDAQKASDQANRNPTDCELETPKLKERPTPPGVIRCPICAQESHVGNDVRYVHTMLLDYVRLAENEEAVGERRCRACKSEQPAIAVCKQCQSDLCSNCLTAHGVMRMFEGHEVMTYAEMEQRGQRGEVRPVQCPTHSLPYKMLCATCETLCCKVCLEMEHLNHKVVEVNARVVYTIQSEIEKLADKVEKKWRDSMAEWSAIPDRSASLHEQYEAAKVHVEMAFDDLLKALEEAKTNKLAQLEETRQKQEVAIEDLYRKMNLNEARVSDALRFARNLLSKSNGMELLASRRKVVQQLNNLAHTMPALGIQVELEYQPLSKKQLDTHMNAICGNVIGRMVSANVKETITVQQPTAQQSQQPAGDFAQNRSNSTVLPGVAADWGRPLTNGHGSSSDLGAIGVERKKTSTSSTWGALPPSRIPGPGGDAFGWPPSSHPPDLPSPSPPIPLKDVAPPSFTVGGPGVIGQPASTNATVTSAGGNPLLTGASGTASMIYNNYQWPPSSNPAQAAADLRLFPPMSHPSSVVGANQLKLAQAQAQAAQLQALLLQNNGLGNPNLLMQARLRSLAPGVDPLLALGGLSLGPGEGGALLGGAAQRTSPQELLNPTRVPELKIHSVFGTSQQGSSMRELHCPSGFCLSESDDILIADTNNHRIVVCGPPHPWKIGRPGTDDGQLCFPRKVIALKGDVTRYAVLDKGVDGKTRAQLFDQRGEFIKRINMVPLVPRGGIEVSAASCTSSGHLLLVDTSGVVYCIDVDVPRVVFWFDAATHLGEASDVAIYEKNVYITDFKHHCVQVFNTDGQFIRKLGEPSQTPYPIGIDVSKNGDVLVADTHGNHLHVVVFTADGTLQQSFTHNEFRLSRCVGLRVAGSGHVVTLCKHNHTLFVFKPLYIR
- a CDS encoding hypothetical protein (NECATOR_CHRIII.G9562.T3) encodes the protein MGDQNGRLDSPLSSQEAEKSASPPSLDRSRESEAFRSNSSSPLLNTEPLPLDDQSHCPYCHKDFRKPRVLDCLHSMCEDCIIAQLDGRRDAQKASDQANRNPTDCELETPKLKERPTPPGVIRCPICAQESHVGNDVRYVHTMLLDYVRLAENEEAVGERRCRACKSEQPAIAVCKQCQSDLCSNCLTAHGVMRMFEGHEVMTYAEMEQRGQRGEVRPVQCPTHSLPYKMLCATCETLCCKVCLEMEHLNHKVVEVNARVVYTIQSEIEKLADKVEKKWRDSMAEWSAIPDRSASLHEQYEAAKVHVEMAFDDLLKALEEAKTNKLAQLEETRQKQEVAIEDLYRKMNLNEARVSDALRFARNLLSKSNGMELLASRRKVVQQLNNLAHTMPALGIQVELEYQPLSKKQLDTHMNAICGNVIGRMVSANVKETITVQQPTAQQSQQPAGDFAQNRSNSTVLPGVAADWGRPLTNGHGSSSDLGAIGVERKKTSTSSTWGALPPSRIPGPGGDAFGWPPSSHPPDLPSPSPPIPLKDVAPPSFTVGGPGVIGQPASTNATVTSAGGNPLLTGASGTASMIYNNYQWPPSSNPAQAAADLRLFPPMSHPSSVVGANQLKLAQAQAQAAQLQALLLQNNGLGNPNLLMQARLRSLAPGVDPLLALGGLSLGPGEGGALLGGAAQRTSPQELLNPTRVPELKIHSVFGTSQQGSSMRELHCPSGFCLSESDDILIADTNNHRIVVCGPPHPWKIGRPGTDDGQLCFPRKVIALKGDVTRYAVLDKGVDGKTRAQLFDQRGEFIKRINMVPLVPRGGIEVSAASCTSSGHLLLVDTSGVVYCIDVDVPRVVFWFDAATHLGEASDVAIYEKNVYITDFKHHCVQVFNTDGQFIRKLGEPSQTPYPIGIDVSKNGDVLVADTHGNHLHVVVFTADGTLQQSFTHNEFRLSRCVGLRVAGSGHVVTLCKHNHTLFVFKPLYILVMKTNLHEEAQNVLNDMKWFIVDVEEEKRLLEGVVSRFAASGEGTACVVVGEPGSGRTTTVKNAVQQFQLDAELRIISVAQLGSDKNALELLTAGKDMKRCVLVVEDADELASRQRQSLLYLLLDTTRKNCDHQWMVFLMVQQQNFITSLEKRVRSRLSAARILFHPATTIEDYMTAFWRFLGKEKDERSEEWKKFVIDLSSDPTVISELNYMFSANGSYFLLKQLTSAFLCLYLTNKGDLAAPELFAEAVEMIMPSRHESEYKVKSLSMWSLCVLLCVYRRLRSCPQSATVGYRKILQDFRRVGNTVDSRVRIPSDLSVYKELDRLVELGLLEANTKTTNMVFRRCSLNINIQSLGTILRDIKLPAAIEYWFETQAVE